The Nesterenkonia xinjiangensis genome contains a region encoding:
- the dnaE gene encoding DNA polymerase III subunit alpha encodes MTTTGDFVHLHNHTEYSMLDGAAKIDELFEQTQRLGMPAVATTDHGFLFGAYEFWKTAQKYDVKPVIGLEAYLTPGTHRTERRRVKWGEGVAGEKDVSGGGAYTHMTMWAEDTRGMHNLFRMGSLASIEGYFYKPRMDREVLETYGKGIIATTGCPSGEIQTRLHLGQYEEAKKAAGEFQDLFGKENFYCELMDHGLEIERKVKGDLLKLAKEMNLPLLATNDLHYTHQHDHKAHGALLCVQSNSTLDDPKRFKFDSEEFYLKSAAEMRALFRDFPEACDNTLAIAERCQVEFNESASYMPRFPVPEGETEESWFIQEVERGLAYRYPSGVPDKVRKQAEYEIGVITQMGFPGYFLVVADFITWAKENGIRVGPGRGSGAGSMVAYAMRITDLDPLEHGLFFERFLNPDRVSMPDFDIDFDDRRRSEVIDYVVRKYGDERVAMIVTYGTIKSKQALKDSARVMGEPFSTGDQLTKKMPPDAQGKPMPLSQIYDESSPRYSEAGEMRDFLDSDPRMKEIFDLASGLEGLKRQWGVHAAGVIMSSDPLIDIIPLMKREQDGAIITQFDYPICESLGLIKMDFLGLRNLTIISDALENVQKNRGVEIDLETLELDDRPAYDLLASGKTLGVFQLDGSGLQSLLKAMKPDNFEDISATIALYRPGPMGANSHTNYAMRKNGGQEVTPIHPELAEPLEEILSTTYGLIIYQEQVMAIAQKVAGYSLGQADILRRAMGKKKKSELDKQQVGFFGGMAENGYSEEAAQALWDILLPFSDYAFNKAHSAAYGLVAYWTAYLKANYPAEYMAALLTSVGENRDKLALYLAECRRMGITVTPPSVNESTLNFTPVGDEMIRFGMGAVRNVGANVVAGLVEAREEQGSFQSFSDFFKKVPQQVCNKRTIESMIKAGAFDDMGQTRRALVQVHEQAVDQAVKKKKDSLQYETDIFGAMSTGEDDMDDFDAVQVPDLPEWDKKDKLAFERDMLGLYVSDHPLQGLERVLAQHADRSISSLLSEDGPADGASVTICGMITTLQRRIAKSSGNPYARVEVEDLAGSIEVMFFGKAYQPISTVLAEDLVVAIKGRLQRRDDGAVSISAQEMIVPELDGEAGSGPVVLTVPSQRASEKVVTQLGEVLRRHRGSNDVHVQLLSGDKVEVMRLGAHYQVTPSPSLYGDLKVLLGPSCLQG; translated from the coding sequence ATGACCACGACTGGCGATTTCGTCCACCTGCACAACCACACCGAGTACTCGATGCTCGACGGCGCGGCGAAGATCGACGAGCTCTTCGAGCAGACCCAGCGCCTGGGCATGCCGGCGGTGGCCACCACCGACCACGGCTTCCTCTTCGGTGCCTATGAGTTCTGGAAGACGGCGCAGAAGTACGACGTCAAGCCGGTGATCGGGCTGGAGGCGTATCTGACCCCGGGCACCCATCGCACGGAGCGCCGGCGTGTGAAGTGGGGCGAGGGTGTCGCCGGGGAGAAAGACGTCTCCGGCGGCGGCGCCTACACGCACATGACGATGTGGGCCGAGGACACCCGCGGCATGCACAACCTCTTCCGCATGGGGTCCCTGGCCTCCATCGAGGGCTACTTCTACAAGCCGCGCATGGACCGCGAGGTCCTGGAGACCTATGGCAAGGGGATCATCGCCACGACCGGATGCCCCTCCGGCGAGATCCAGACGCGCCTGCATCTGGGCCAGTACGAGGAGGCGAAGAAGGCAGCCGGCGAGTTCCAGGACCTCTTCGGCAAGGAGAACTTCTACTGCGAGCTCATGGACCACGGCCTGGAGATCGAGCGCAAGGTCAAGGGCGACCTGCTCAAGCTCGCCAAGGAGATGAACCTCCCGCTGCTGGCCACCAACGACCTCCACTACACGCATCAGCATGACCACAAGGCCCATGGGGCGCTGCTGTGCGTACAGTCCAACTCCACCCTGGACGACCCGAAGCGCTTCAAGTTCGACTCGGAGGAGTTCTACCTGAAGTCCGCCGCGGAGATGCGCGCGCTCTTCCGCGACTTCCCGGAGGCCTGCGACAACACGCTGGCGATCGCGGAGCGCTGCCAGGTGGAGTTCAACGAGTCGGCGTCCTACATGCCGCGCTTCCCGGTCCCGGAGGGGGAGACCGAGGAGTCCTGGTTCATCCAGGAGGTCGAGCGGGGGCTGGCCTACCGGTACCCCTCCGGAGTGCCGGACAAGGTCCGGAAGCAGGCCGAGTACGAGATCGGCGTCATCACGCAGATGGGCTTCCCCGGCTACTTCCTGGTGGTCGCCGACTTCATCACCTGGGCCAAGGAGAACGGGATCCGCGTGGGGCCCGGGCGAGGTTCCGGAGCGGGCTCCATGGTGGCGTACGCGATGCGCATCACCGACCTGGACCCGCTGGAGCACGGGTTGTTCTTCGAACGGTTCCTCAACCCGGACCGCGTGTCGATGCCGGACTTCGACATCGACTTCGACGACCGTCGGCGCAGCGAGGTCATCGACTACGTGGTGCGCAAATACGGGGATGAGCGTGTCGCGATGATCGTCACCTACGGCACCATCAAGTCCAAGCAGGCGCTGAAGGACTCGGCGCGCGTGATGGGTGAGCCGTTCTCCACTGGAGATCAGCTCACCAAGAAGATGCCGCCGGACGCGCAGGGCAAGCCCATGCCCCTGTCGCAGATCTACGACGAGAGCTCCCCCCGGTATTCCGAGGCCGGGGAGATGCGGGACTTCCTGGATTCCGATCCGCGGATGAAGGAGATCTTCGACCTCGCGTCGGGTCTGGAGGGGCTGAAGCGTCAGTGGGGCGTCCACGCGGCCGGGGTGATCATGTCCTCGGATCCGCTGATCGACATCATCCCGTTGATGAAGCGCGAGCAGGACGGCGCGATCATCACCCAGTTCGACTACCCGATCTGTGAGTCGCTGGGCCTGATCAAGATGGACTTCCTGGGTCTGCGCAACCTGACGATCATCTCCGATGCCCTGGAGAACGTCCAGAAGAACCGAGGCGTGGAGATCGACCTCGAGACCCTGGAGCTGGACGACCGGCCCGCCTATGACCTGCTGGCCAGCGGCAAGACGCTGGGAGTGTTCCAGCTCGACGGCTCCGGTCTGCAGTCCCTGCTGAAGGCGATGAAGCCGGACAACTTCGAGGACATCTCCGCGACCATCGCTCTCTACCGCCCGGGTCCGATGGGTGCGAACTCGCACACCAACTACGCGATGCGCAAGAACGGCGGACAAGAGGTCACTCCCATCCACCCGGAGCTCGCGGAGCCGCTGGAGGAGATCCTCTCCACGACCTATGGCCTCATCATCTATCAGGAGCAGGTCATGGCCATCGCCCAGAAGGTGGCGGGCTACTCCCTGGGCCAGGCGGACATCCTGCGGCGCGCGATGGGCAAGAAGAAGAAGTCCGAGCTGGACAAGCAGCAGGTCGGCTTCTTCGGGGGGATGGCGGAGAACGGCTATTCCGAGGAAGCCGCCCAGGCCCTGTGGGACATCCTGCTGCCCTTCTCCGACTATGCGTTCAACAAGGCCCACTCCGCAGCCTATGGACTGGTCGCCTACTGGACCGCATACCTGAAGGCCAACTACCCGGCCGAGTACATGGCCGCGCTGCTGACCTCCGTGGGGGAGAACCGCGACAAGCTGGCCCTCTATCTCGCCGAGTGCCGCCGCATGGGCATCACCGTCACCCCGCCGAGCGTGAACGAGTCCACTTTGAACTTCACCCCGGTCGGCGATGAGATGATCCGCTTCGGCATGGGCGCGGTGCGCAACGTGGGCGCCAATGTGGTCGCCGGCCTGGTGGAGGCCAGGGAGGAGCAGGGGAGCTTCCAGTCGTTCTCGGACTTCTTCAAGAAGGTCCCTCAGCAGGTCTGCAACAAGCGCACGATCGAGTCGATGATCAAGGCCGGGGCCTTCGACGACATGGGTCAGACCCGACGCGCGCTCGTGCAGGTCCACGAGCAGGCGGTGGATCAGGCGGTCAAGAAGAAGAAGGACTCGTTGCAGTATGAGACCGACATCTTCGGAGCCATGTCCACCGGGGAGGACGACATGGACGACTTCGACGCCGTCCAGGTGCCGGACCTGCCCGAGTGGGACAAGAAGGACAAGCTGGCCTTCGAGCGCGACATGCTCGGCCTCTACGTCTCGGATCACCCTCTGCAGGGCCTGGAGCGGGTGCTCGCCCAGCATGCCGACCGGTCCATCAGCTCGCTGCTCAGCGAGGACGGCCCGGCAGACGGTGCCTCGGTGACGATCTGCGGGATGATCACCACTCTGCAGCGGCGCATCGCGAAGTCCTCCGGCAACCCGTACGCGCGGGTGGAGGTCGAGGACCTGGCCGGCTCCATCGAGGTCATGTTCTTCGGCAAGGCCTACCAGCCGATCTCCACGGTGCTCGCTGAGGACCTCGTGGTCGCCATCAAGGGGAGGCTGCAGCGGCGCGACGACGGCGCGGTGTCCATCTCGGCTCAGGAGATGATCGTGCCGGAGCTCGACGGCGAGGCGGGCAGCGGTCCTGTGGTGCTCACCGTGCCCAGTCAGCGGGCCAGCGAGAAAGTCGTCACTCAGCTGGGGGAGGTGCTGCGGCGTCACCGCGGAAGCAACGACGTCCATGTGCAGCTGCTCTCCGGGGACAAGGTCGAAGTCATGCGTCTGGGGGCGCACTATCAGGTCACGCCGTCGCCATCGCTGTACGGCGATCTGAAGGTGCTCCTGGGCCCGAGCTGCCTCCAGGGCTGA
- the nrdR gene encoding transcriptional regulator NrdR, with product MFCPYCRHDSSRVVDSRTLEDGSGIRRRRQCPQCAKRFTTMETTSLNVIKRSGAAEPFDRSKVINGVRKACQGRPVSSDDLAVLAQEVEEAVRASGNAEVDANDVGLAILGPLRKLDVVAYMRFASVYRGFDNLDDFEEAIEGLRREELHPSGGDGATVVQPRFGFR from the coding sequence ATGTTCTGCCCCTATTGTCGGCATGACTCCTCCCGGGTCGTGGACTCACGGACGCTCGAGGACGGATCCGGGATCCGGCGTCGTCGCCAGTGCCCGCAGTGTGCCAAGCGGTTCACCACGATGGAGACCACCTCGCTGAACGTCATCAAACGTTCCGGGGCGGCCGAGCCCTTCGACAGGTCGAAGGTCATCAACGGTGTGCGCAAGGCCTGCCAGGGACGGCCCGTCTCCAGCGACGACCTCGCCGTGCTCGCCCAGGAGGTGGAGGAGGCCGTCCGGGCCTCCGGCAACGCCGAGGTCGACGCCAATGACGTCGGGCTGGCGATCCTGGGGCCGCTGCGGAAACTCGATGTCGTCGCCTATATGCGCTTCGCCTCCGTCTACCGGGGGTTCGACAACCTCGATGACTTCGAGGAGGCCATCGAGGGGCTCCGGCGTGAGGAGCTGCATCCCAGCGGGGGCGACGGCGCCACCGTGGTGCAGCCGCGGTTCGGTTTCCGCTAG
- the rpe gene encoding ribulose-phosphate 3-epimerase, translating to MNTSTPSPRTPCIHPSILNADFANLARELSRISTADAVHVDVMDNHFVPNLTMGLPVVESLRKATDLPMDIHLMIEDPDQWAPQYAELGCESVTFHAEAAKAPVRLARELHARGTKAAMALKPATGIDQYLDMLGELDMVLLMTVEPGFGGQAFLDLVLPKIRRARRAVDDLGGEIAIQIDGGVNAETILRAAEAGADTFVAGSAVYSAEDPDAAIADLRGLLTG from the coding sequence GTGAACACTTCGACACCGAGCCCCCGCACACCCTGCATCCACCCCAGCATCCTCAACGCGGACTTCGCGAACCTGGCGCGCGAACTCTCTCGGATCAGCACCGCCGACGCGGTGCACGTGGACGTCATGGACAACCACTTCGTGCCGAACCTGACGATGGGGCTGCCGGTGGTGGAGTCGCTGCGGAAGGCCACGGACCTTCCGATGGACATCCACCTGATGATCGAGGACCCCGACCAGTGGGCACCGCAGTACGCGGAGCTCGGCTGTGAGTCGGTCACCTTCCACGCCGAGGCCGCCAAGGCACCGGTGCGTCTGGCCCGAGAGCTGCATGCCCGGGGGACGAAGGCCGCAATGGCCCTCAAGCCCGCCACCGGCATCGACCAGTACCTCGACATGCTCGGGGAGCTGGACATGGTCCTGCTGATGACCGTGGAGCCTGGGTTCGGCGGGCAGGCCTTCCTGGATCTCGTGCTGCCGAAGATCCGCCGGGCCCGGAGGGCCGTGGACGACCTCGGCGGCGAGATCGCCATCCAGATCGACGGCGGAGTCAACGCGGAGACGATCCTACGGGCCGCTGAGGCCGGGGCCGACACCTTCGTGGCCGGGTCGGCCGTCTACTCCGCCGAGGACCCCGACGCCGCCATCGCAGACCTCCGCGGCCTGCTCACCGGCTGA
- a CDS encoding RsmB/NOP family class I SAM-dependent RNA methyltransferase, translating into MSDQRPARGGPRRHSGGTGEGRNPTDPPSGGADRRDAAGRQRHRGGADGSRARNRSAEAPSRRRREADAARRTAWRVLRAVSRDDAYANLTLPAEIRRARLDRRDAGFATELAYGALRGQGTYDAIIAACVDRPLKDLDAPVLDALRLGAHQLLGMRVDAHAAVSETVALVRGEIGAGPGGFVNAVLRRISAQDRDAWLAQLIRERGLTAGSDEELGLRHAHPAWVVRSLKQALRLADRSEELPELLAADNAAPEVHLVDLPGAGEDRLTSAVEAGAERSTLLDGAAVFRGGDVGRLPGVREGELRVQDIGSQWIARALAAARAPEAREPDAAGEHWLDLCAGPGGKAALLAALAAQQGAVLLANEPAAHRAELVRRALSPVSDSAWQVREGDGRGIAKDPEVRGRIAARGGFDRILVDAPCTGLGALRRRPEARWRRSPSDLAELTVLQEELLDAAAEALAPGGLLGYATCSPHMAESVVQVEDLLRRRPDLRLLDVHDAMRGTGTPEAAQLLTPAPQGADDGTGGTAGRMVQLWPHVHGTDAMFFALLHRPAEDA; encoded by the coding sequence ATGAGCGACCAGCGACCCGCACGAGGCGGCCCGCGACGCCACAGCGGGGGCACAGGCGAGGGCCGGAACCCGACAGACCCCCCGAGCGGGGGCGCCGACCGCCGGGACGCCGCCGGTCGACAGCGGCACCGCGGCGGGGCAGACGGCTCGCGGGCACGGAATCGCAGTGCGGAGGCCCCGAGCCGCCGTCGGCGCGAAGCCGATGCGGCCCGGCGCACCGCCTGGCGGGTGCTGCGTGCCGTGAGCCGCGACGACGCCTATGCCAACCTCACCCTGCCCGCGGAGATCCGCCGTGCACGGCTGGATCGCCGAGACGCCGGCTTCGCCACCGAGCTCGCCTATGGCGCGCTGCGCGGCCAGGGCACCTACGACGCGATCATCGCCGCCTGCGTGGACCGCCCCCTGAAGGATCTCGACGCCCCGGTCCTCGACGCGCTGCGCCTCGGAGCCCATCAGCTCCTCGGCATGCGCGTGGACGCCCACGCCGCGGTCTCGGAGACCGTGGCCCTCGTGCGTGGAGAGATCGGTGCCGGCCCGGGAGGGTTCGTCAACGCCGTGCTGCGTCGGATCAGCGCCCAGGACCGCGACGCCTGGCTCGCGCAGCTGATCCGGGAGCGGGGCCTCACCGCCGGCTCCGATGAGGAGCTCGGCCTGCGCCACGCCCATCCCGCCTGGGTGGTCCGTTCCCTGAAGCAGGCGCTGCGCCTGGCCGACCGGAGCGAGGAGCTGCCCGAACTGCTGGCCGCCGACAATGCCGCCCCGGAGGTGCATCTGGTGGATCTCCCAGGTGCCGGAGAGGACCGGCTCACCTCTGCGGTGGAGGCCGGCGCCGAACGCAGCACGCTCCTCGACGGTGCCGCCGTGTTCCGCGGCGGCGACGTGGGGCGCCTCCCCGGTGTGCGTGAGGGTGAGCTGCGTGTCCAGGACATCGGTTCCCAGTGGATCGCCCGTGCGCTGGCCGCCGCCCGTGCCCCAGAAGCTCGGGAGCCCGACGCCGCCGGGGAGCACTGGCTGGACCTGTGTGCGGGCCCGGGAGGAAAGGCGGCGCTGCTGGCGGCACTGGCCGCCCAGCAGGGGGCCGTCCTGCTCGCCAACGAGCCGGCCGCACACCGCGCTGAGCTCGTGCGCCGCGCGCTCTCCCCCGTGAGCGACTCGGCGTGGCAGGTCCGCGAAGGTGACGGCCGCGGGATCGCGAAGGACCCGGAGGTGCGCGGGCGCATCGCCGCGCGCGGCGGGTTCGACCGGATCCTGGTGGACGCGCCATGCACCGGACTGGGTGCGCTGCGCCGTCGTCCGGAGGCCCGCTGGCGGCGCAGCCCCTCAGACCTGGCCGAGCTGACCGTGCTGCAGGAGGAGCTGCTCGACGCCGCCGCCGAGGCCCTCGCGCCCGGCGGGCTGCTGGGCTACGCGACCTGCTCGCCGCATATGGCGGAATCGGTGGTGCAGGTCGAGGACCTACTGCGACGTCGCCCCGATCTGCGCCTGCTCGACGTCCACGACGCGATGCGCGGCACCGGGACGCCGGAGGCGGCGCAGCTGCTCACCCCGGCCCCTCAGGGGGCTGACGACGGGACTGGCGGGACCGCCGGTCGCATGGTCCAGCTGTGGCCGCACGTCCACGGCACCGACGCGATGTTCTTCGCCCTCCTCCACCGCCCCGCCGAGGACGCCTGA
- the fmt gene encoding methionyl-tRNA formyltransferase, protein MTAAPSPRTFTLDELHEAHAAVTRDQLITGPREGRVLFAGTPQIAADCLHTLIADGVAVAGVLTRPDAPVGRRRRLTPSPVAQAADELGLPVVKADRIDQQTLAAITAWDVDLGVVVAYGALLPRTALEALPHGWVNLHYSALPRHRGAAPVQHAILAGDATAAATVFQLETGMDTGPIHAVCEVPLSPEASAGAVLQDLTRLGSTLLTALLPELLQGTSVPVPQRGEPTFAGKLGREDAFIDPRQEAEAVAGRINATIPEPGAWTLHGEQRIKLGPARVYEAELPEPLSRAVPGDVARAPTDRAAAHDVVVLRTAEGGVVLSAVQPAGKRMISAADWLRGLRGRVVLGGHDEEDQA, encoded by the coding sequence ATGACCGCTGCTCCGAGCCCCCGCACCTTCACCCTCGACGAACTCCATGAGGCCCATGCCGCCGTCACACGGGACCAGCTGATCACCGGCCCGCGGGAGGGCCGGGTGCTCTTCGCCGGCACCCCGCAGATCGCCGCAGACTGCCTCCACACGCTGATCGCCGACGGTGTCGCCGTCGCCGGTGTCCTCACACGCCCCGATGCCCCGGTGGGGCGCAGACGGCGTCTCACCCCCTCCCCGGTGGCCCAGGCCGCCGACGAGCTGGGGCTGCCGGTGGTCAAGGCCGACCGGATCGATCAGCAGACTCTGGCGGCGATCACCGCCTGGGACGTCGACCTCGGTGTCGTCGTGGCCTACGGGGCGCTGCTTCCGCGGACCGCGCTGGAGGCGCTGCCGCATGGCTGGGTCAATCTGCACTACTCCGCCCTGCCCCGCCATCGCGGGGCCGCCCCGGTGCAGCACGCGATCCTGGCGGGCGACGCCACCGCTGCGGCCACCGTCTTCCAGCTCGAGACGGGGATGGACACCGGCCCGATCCACGCCGTGTGCGAGGTTCCGCTCTCCCCCGAGGCCAGCGCCGGGGCGGTCCTGCAGGACCTCACTCGGCTGGGTTCGACCCTGCTGACCGCGCTGCTGCCCGAGCTGCTGCAGGGCACCTCCGTGCCGGTGCCCCAGCGTGGCGAGCCCACCTTCGCCGGCAAGCTCGGTCGTGAGGACGCCTTCATCGACCCGCGGCAGGAGGCCGAGGCCGTGGCGGGTCGGATCAACGCCACCATCCCCGAACCTGGCGCCTGGACCCTGCACGGCGAGCAGCGGATCAAGCTGGGACCCGCCCGGGTCTACGAGGCCGAGCTGCCGGAGCCGCTGTCCCGCGCCGTGCCCGGCGACGTCGCCCGGGCTCCCACGGACCGCGCCGCTGCCCACGATGTGGTCGTCCTGCGCACCGCCGAGGGCGGCGTCGTGCTCAGCGCGGTGCAGCCGGCCGGCAAACGGATGATCAGCGCCGCCGACTGGCTGCGCGGCCTGCGCGGCCGCGTCGTGCTGGGCGGCCACGACGAGGAGGATCAGGCATGA
- the def gene encoding peptide deformylase: MAVLPLRKLGDPVLRTPAAPVGALDARISELVTAMYETMDAAGGIGLAAPQIGVGLRIFTYDAMGSRGAVINPELVSVGPIGPTPRDADHPAEEENLLREGCLSVGGVYSPVDRAQRVVLTGTAPDGAALRIAAEGLLAACFQHETDHLDGRLFIDRLTGEDRRRAMRTLRETAAPSPPTGVGAGSSFFAAPPAAPHSGPRR; the protein is encoded by the coding sequence ATGGCTGTTCTCCCGCTCCGCAAGCTCGGCGATCCCGTCCTGCGCACCCCCGCCGCGCCCGTAGGCGCGCTCGACGCACGCATCTCCGAGCTCGTCACCGCCATGTACGAGACCATGGACGCAGCCGGGGGCATCGGCCTGGCCGCCCCGCAGATCGGCGTAGGGCTGCGGATCTTCACCTATGACGCAATGGGTTCGCGAGGCGCCGTGATCAACCCTGAGCTCGTCTCGGTGGGGCCGATCGGCCCCACCCCGCGCGACGCGGACCACCCCGCCGAGGAGGAGAACCTGCTGCGCGAGGGATGCCTCTCGGTGGGCGGCGTCTACTCGCCGGTGGACCGCGCTCAGCGGGTGGTGCTCACCGGCACCGCCCCGGACGGCGCTGCACTTCGGATCGCGGCCGAGGGTCTGCTGGCGGCCTGCTTCCAGCACGAGACAGACCACCTGGACGGCCGGCTGTTCATCGATCGGCTCACCGGCGAGGACCGACGCCGGGCCATGCGCACACTTCGCGAGACCGCCGCACCGTCACCTCCGACCGGAGTCGGCGCCGGCAGCAGCTTCTTCGCCGCGCCGCCCGCCGCGCCGCACAGCGGACCCCGTCGATGA
- a CDS encoding cytochrome produces the protein MTQPTLAHATEFGRMYSRSLTSAPEVPSITTVIGQEPKDLTGWAGHLATTELVQDDRLTGAVGSASQLKTLARHASSAAERFRDAAARRGDRVHHYAEQVALRSLGGAHEAESARAVLTEHGESAFADRFDEWWQLYDVRPIAAEITVWNHAVGYAGTLDLVAEIAGRTCVIDFKTKGLDRRGRAKPLNESVVMQLVAGMQAEERLVDAQAGIWEPWTHGKESLLMAVAISEAEVVPVQASPDALKPHWHKFWALRQVWEHTRRTAEAGPALRPLPPPPAPAAARAAVGAPAPAGAGSPTDAVPPVTPRV, from the coding sequence ATGACACAGCCCACCCTCGCCCATGCCACAGAGTTCGGCCGGATGTACTCCCGCTCGCTCACCTCCGCCCCCGAGGTCCCCTCCATCACCACGGTGATCGGCCAGGAACCCAAGGACCTCACCGGCTGGGCCGGACACCTGGCCACCACAGAGCTCGTCCAGGACGACCGGCTGACGGGGGCGGTCGGCTCCGCCTCCCAGCTGAAGACCCTGGCGCGACATGCCTCCTCCGCCGCCGAACGTTTCCGGGACGCCGCCGCCCGCCGCGGAGACCGGGTCCACCACTATGCGGAGCAGGTGGCGCTGCGCTCCCTGGGAGGTGCCCACGAGGCCGAGTCGGCCCGCGCAGTGCTGACAGAGCACGGGGAGTCCGCCTTCGCCGACCGGTTCGACGAGTGGTGGCAGCTCTATGACGTGCGCCCGATCGCCGCTGAGATCACGGTCTGGAACCATGCCGTGGGCTACGCCGGCACCCTGGACCTGGTCGCCGAGATCGCCGGCCGCACCTGCGTCATCGACTTCAAGACGAAAGGGCTTGACCGGCGCGGACGGGCGAAGCCGCTCAATGAGTCGGTGGTCATGCAGCTGGTGGCCGGGATGCAGGCCGAGGAACGCCTCGTCGATGCGCAGGCCGGCATCTGGGAGCCCTGGACCCACGGGAAGGAGTCTCTGCTCATGGCGGTGGCGATCTCCGAGGCCGAGGTGGTCCCCGTCCAGGCCTCGCCTGACGCGCTGAAGCCCCACTGGCACAAGTTCTGGGCGCTGCGACAGGTCTGGGAGCACACCCGACGCACTGCCGAGGCCGGGCCCGCGCTGCGGCCCCTGCCTCCTCCCCCGGCCCCCGCGGCTGCACGGGCGGCCGTCGGCGCCCCGGCACCGGCCGGCGCCGGATCCCCCACCGACGCTGTGCCACCTGTCACACCGAGGGTGTGA
- the ribD gene encoding bifunctional diaminohydroxyphosphoribosylaminopyrimidine deaminase/5-amino-6-(5-phosphoribosylamino)uracil reductase RibD has product MADQLDETRMRAAVEAAYRGPRGANPLVGAVLVAADGTVLAVGHHRGAGNLHAEREALTRIARTSPGMDLSDATLYCSLEPCRHHGRQPPCTEAILSAGVGRVLYGADDPTPDASGGATVLRAEGVDVVAGVLAEECRRINQRWARAQREGRPFVTVHLAQSLDGRIAAADGTSQWITSAASREHTHRIRRRIDAILVGSNTAAVDDPRLTARLPDGTLSEHQPLRCVMGRRPLSEDARLRRGRPEGEGWVQLRTHDPLEALQRLGEIQHEGHPVRHVLIEGGSRVLAAYFAQDLVDEIFAYQAPLILGAGPSSVGDIGVTTLSAARRYAQDPAEGGAVRILDDDVCVHLQPAEDAHVPDSSDAPADQAGAPADRSS; this is encoded by the coding sequence ATGGCTGATCAGCTGGACGAGACCCGCATGCGCGCGGCGGTGGAGGCCGCCTACCGCGGTCCGCGCGGTGCCAACCCGTTGGTCGGGGCCGTGCTCGTCGCCGCGGACGGCACCGTCCTGGCCGTGGGACATCACCGTGGTGCCGGGAACCTCCACGCCGAGCGGGAGGCACTGACCCGCATCGCCCGCACCTCACCCGGCATGGACCTCTCGGACGCGACGCTCTACTGCAGCCTCGAGCCCTGCCGCCACCACGGGCGCCAACCTCCGTGCACCGAGGCGATCCTCTCCGCCGGGGTCGGGCGCGTCCTCTACGGTGCCGACGATCCCACCCCCGACGCCTCTGGAGGGGCCACGGTGCTGCGCGCGGAGGGGGTCGACGTCGTGGCCGGCGTCCTCGCCGAGGAGTGCCGGCGGATCAATCAGCGCTGGGCCCGGGCCCAGCGTGAGGGGCGCCCCTTCGTCACGGTCCACCTGGCGCAGAGCCTGGACGGTCGCATTGCGGCCGCTGACGGCACCAGCCAGTGGATCACCTCGGCGGCCTCGCGGGAGCACACCCACCGGATCCGCCGGCGGATCGATGCGATCCTGGTGGGCAGCAACACGGCCGCAGTGGATGATCCGCGGCTCACCGCCCGGCTGCCCGACGGGACGCTTTCCGAGCATCAGCCGCTGCGCTGCGTGATGGGCCGGCGTCCGCTGTCCGAGGACGCCCGGCTGCGCCGGGGCCGCCCCGAAGGCGAGGGCTGGGTCCAGCTGCGCACCCATGACCCGCTCGAGGCCCTGCAACGCCTCGGCGAGATCCAGCACGAGGGACACCCGGTGCGGCATGTCCTCATCGAAGGGGGATCCCGCGTGCTGGCCGCCTACTTCGCCCAGGATCTGGTGGACGAGATCTTCGCCTACCAGGCGCCGCTGATCCTCGGCGCCGGACCCTCCAGCGTGGGGGACATCGGCGTCACCACGCTCTCCGCGGCCCGACGCTACGCCCAGGACCCCGCCGAGGGCGGGGCGGTCCGGATCCTCGACGACGACGTCTGCGTCCACCTCCAGCCGGCGGAGGACGCCCATGTCCCCGACTCATCCGACGCTCCGGCCGATCAGGCCGGTGCACCAGCAGACAGGAGCAGCTGA